caaatttacttttttacgtatttttatctattttcctttttaaaaaacctttctcaatggtttaattgaatttttataacaaaattagtACGATTGGATTGGTTTCGCAGAAACGGCTCAAtaatcccaaaaaaaaaagatcatcctataaattaattatcgaaatggATCATTTGTTacagtatttttttttgtatcacTTATCTGGTTGGTTGACAccacatgaattttttttaaaattttttttattggtatCGTTTGACACATTGGCGGCACCAGActacaatataattaattattatatttattatattataaaatagttgttttaatttaacttatttatgagAAATGAACCCACAACCACATAATTAAAAGTCACACCCTCTACCACCTAAGctaaaataactattttgtaacataataaatataatcactaattatattttagtttggTGTCATCAATGTGTACAACccattttgataattaatttgtagaataatttattttaataattaagtttttttttttgaattattaaggTAAAAAGACCGAGAGAAGAGGTTTCGAGAAAGGGCAACTGGTACGCTATTGAGAAGGAAAAGTCACCAActcttaaaagaattaaaaaataattaagaatttatAGTAACAAAAGTCATTTATGAGAGGCTGATTTTGCATGATTAACTATTATTtgctaaaaacaaaaaaaattatattttatctttctaaaattttaatttaatcaataagtgatgtataattgtaaaatatattacattttcataaaatgaatttgaGTTCAATTTTAGATATGATTTCATTGGGAGAGATAATCACCaactttgaaaagattaattttcataaattttaaaacgaaCATAAACAATAccttaataaaaagaaaattataatttagatttaaatttaaatttaaattttttatcatacaaaattttacttaagatAGATTAAAAAGATAtatcattttcttaaattttctttgattGAGAAACAAACTCTGATAAGTAAACTTTGTTTAATTaggatattaatttattaattgtattcTTCTTGTTATATATCGGTGATCACCAACTCAAATTTTAGATAGGATCCGAGTCACCTATCCGTGACCCAGATAGGTCCCAACAGATGGTTGAATGTGAGACGAATCGCAAGAGGACAATAAAGGGAGTTCATGGACCTAACTCGCGGATCTAGCTCGCACAAATCAAGAGAAGGCCATGGTCTCATTTCACATGCATTCAAGGAGCTCGTAGAAAGGGAGACCACGTGCTCCGCAAGCGACCCAATGTGAAACACGTGTCTAGCAGGCCTGAAACCCACACGGAATGTCAATACTAGGAATAGAAAGGACTACGTGCTTCGCAGGTGACCTAAAGTGAGACACGTGTCCAGCAGGCCTGAAGCCCGCACGGAATGTCAACATTAAGAACAGCGGAGTCAAGACAAAACAATAGAATCATATCGTAAactataataacatatataaatacccAAATACTCCATTAATAAATCACGAGACAAAAGCACTCATCACTTCTTAAAAGTCTAATTGCTAATATAATGTGGATAGTTATTGTAAGACTTTTTTGTCATGACcgtaaaagaaatattaaaaataaaaaggaagtcAAAAAAGAAAGGGAGCAAAAGGAATAATATGTCAAAAGTactcttttcttcttgttcCACCGAAAGGCATTTTGTAAGagttgataataataatagttgTGTACCGCgtcataatattaatatattaataacttttatacataaaattttaaaaatattttatgtgacatattgtatttattttattatttttaataggtTTAATTCGTGATTTGGTTTTTAAAAATACTCATTTtgtcacttatcactttaatatttaaattctttttacgATACTTAAAGCATCAATCATTTCTCAATTTGGCACCTAAAGTAtatctttattatattttttagtccAATTTTTACGGACgttaaaaaaatctcaaagtGCCATGTGactttttatgtaaaaataaatatttttattttattgaatgtatatatacattaaaaatataaaaatgaaaataaatgtatagaAAAATcagaatatatataatctaaaaagtatataagttataaaaaaaggtaaacaaattgtaaaaattatagaaaaagaaaatgtttaaaagaattttttataaaattctaaaatatataattctaaaattctaaaatgcatttaaattttaagtttatttttgcaattacttgaaatttaaatactttttatttttataaaaaatttattttcatatattattttggttttttaaatttctaattatatattttagatttctataaaaattataaataatcttTATTTGTTTACATAAAGATGCCACGTGGCACTTTATGATTggctataaattttttttaaacttttgtcaagaaattgactaaaaaatataataaaggcATACTTTAAGTACCCAATTGGGAATTGATTGATACTTTACATACCAAATTGGGAAAAAAGATTAGGTGCCAAAATGGGAAATAATATACTTAAGGGGCCAAAtcatgaattaaaaaataattctagGCTAAAAGGCTTATGATAGAGGCCATGAATTTCAGTAATTTGTGTACCACGTGTATGATCACGATTCCTcgtaaaagatcataaataaataaataaaaacctatCCATGCACCGCAAACACGCTACAAAACACCctcttaaaatatttcttttatttttttaaattatttaaaaaataaaaaatgaaaataggaaaACAACTTTGAAAAGAATTCCGTGACAGGCGGCGTCACGCCATTTTTTTAAACACGGGCTTACCAATATTGCATTCAAAATCTACGCGTGGCAGTTTTCTATTGGTCATAAGCATCATATGTTTTTCTCTCCACGTGTCTTCCTCAGTTGCATCTCTTGCAACCGTACAAACCGGATccaaaaaagtaaatttttggttaaatttgcAATTAGTTCCTGTACTATACcaaaattgtgaatttagttcatgtattctttttatcaaatttatttcttgtacttttcgaattaatcaattttagtctttatattttttaaattttaaaagtttagtcttgatctaaatagtaACAATTAAATTAGATGTGATAATATGTATGTttgcaaaattttgaattagcaAAATCAATTAATGTTTAATAGCTACCATTTGATCAAGACTGTAATTTTGAAATTCGAAAagtaaatagattaaaaatattaaattaaagaatagagactaaattcacaattaacgcattgtatagggactaataacaGAACTtaaccaaaactttattttagttTCCAAACGGACCCACACAatatttttaatccttttatattttaagccGTGTTTGCTAAAATACGCTTGATGGCTCTGTACGCTGAGTCCAGCTTCCACCGTTctcttttcatttcatcatcttcttctttctaACGCATGCAGAGAATAACACAGAACGGCCCACTGTTTTATTTATTCCTCACTCATTAAACCAtacatttcttttgtttttgttttattttattttatttgtaaattttagcAAAACCCAATTCCAttttttgtttgataaatttaatctttgattCTTTCATTTACAGCAAtccaatttcaataaaaaaaaatggaatctGAGAAGTCAAATTATGGTGCGATAATGGTTTACTTCACGAAGCCTTCTTGGGCTTTCCTTGTTCTTCTCTTTACTGTTATAGCAATCCTTAGTCTTCAAATCTCTCCAAAAGCTATTATTCTTCCTTTCCCACTCTTTCCCGTTCCCGGATCATCCGAACTCGACTTCGAATCCGATTTCGACCCCGGAAGTTGCGTCGCAACTTTCGGTGAGTTTCCAGAGAGGAAACACGTTATGTCGTTGAAGGACTTCGGGGGAGTTGGCGATGGGAAAACGTCTAATACGGCGGCGTTTAGGAAGGCATTAGATTACATGCAACGTTTCAGTGAGAAAGGCGGGGCTCAGCTTAATGTCCCCCAAGGAAAGTGGCTAACCGGAAGTTTTAATCTCACTAGTAATTTCACATTGTTTCTTGAACAGGGTGCTGTTATCTTAGGATCTCAGGTCAGTTATGCTCTGTTTCaagttgtttaatttatttggtttatacTGGAACctgaaaatttaagttttgtGATTACTGGGTACTGAGAATAAGCTTCTTTCATAGTCTTTTGAATTGTGGGGGATTATTATGCcgtaaaatagaaaagaaaaacagtgTGGGTTACTCTGTTTCCCCTGTATGAatgctttctttcttcttcttctttgagtCTTTCAGTACTTAGCCTTTCTAATGAAAGCTCATTTTCCCCATTGTCAGCCGAAAAATAAGGAAGAAATGAAGCTTTGTAATAggtgaaagaaaaagagaagtgCCTTTACCTAAAAGTTAGGTGAAAAGAGAGGGCAGATTTTCAATTACTGCTCGTTTGAAACATAGCTAAGTTTGGCCATGTCATGTTTATCATGCTTTGATCTTTCTCATagccctttttcctttttctttattagtGAAACAAAGTTGGTTGGTGGTGCTGATGTGCAACTTCAACTAAAGGGACCCCATTAATTGTGCCGTCTAAATTTTGTTTCTCATTTCAGTTTATATTGAGCTGTTTTTCTTGTATAGATTTGACTCTAGGAAGAGAATGCCATGAATGTTTTGATCCAATCAAGATATATGTGTTTGTTTTGGTGAATCAAGTTGGTtgaattagaaattttgttaatgCTACGCAGCAGCTTGTTTAATAAGTTAGATATTAGGTCATTCTAATTTACTTACTCcattaatttgtttatcaacTTTGTGCCAGATATAAGTGCAATGTAGTGGTGATATGTGGATGATCAGTTATAAAAGTGCCGGGTTTTAATTTCTTGTGTTTGTGAATAATAGGACCCTGAGGAATGGCCTATTGTAGAGCCATTGCCTTCTTATGGTAGAGGGAGAGAGAGATTGGGAGGAAGACACATAAGCCTTATTCATGGAGATGGTCTTACCAATGTTGTTATTacaggtattttttttttcttcttaacaatatgaaaagagaaagaagagttGTTGCTTTTACGTAAACAAGTCGAGAACTAAACCAAACTTCTGTCTTTACAGAAAACATAATTTTCTCATTGCCTGTATAATTAAATAGATCTTCTTTCCACTAGTTCTTGAGTGTAAATGGACTCCCCTTGAGTACTATTTAGGTGTTCTTCATTTTTAGTACATTGAAAAGCATAACCTTGATATCATTTTATATGGAGTGTGAAGTAGCATTGCATTTATTTCCTGACATGTTATTATTCCTTTAGTTGAATTAGCTAAAGCTACCCCGAAATGGCATTATAGATTTACATTTTGCAGTTTGATTCATTTGAcagaaatattttatattttaagtttagctGACCACTGATAGAAACATCATCTACTTATTCTAAACATTCAGTAAATATTCAATGGGATCTTAAGCAGCTAAAAAATTGTTAGTGGATGGTACTTCAACGGAAGCCATCCTAggagtttgttttgttttgctttcAGTAATACAAAATCAATGCCTTTGTTATGCATGCTTAGGCattatattgaaaagaaaaatggcacTTTGATCTACTATTTCTACTAGACTAGTGACATCATTtaccttatttaaaaaatttaccattacCATGCCAACTTCTACCATGAAACTTGTATCTGATTTGGACGGTTTATCAAGCATGTGTGATGAGTTGTTCTAGTTTTGTAGGAAATAACGGGACAATTGATGGCCAAGGTCGAATTTGGTGGGAATTGTGGTGGAACAGAACACTAAACCACACAAGAGGCCACCTCGTAGAACTGATGAACTCTCGTAACATTCTTATCTCTAACTTAACCTTCCGAAATTCACCATTTTGGACGATTCATCCCGTTTACTGTAGGTATGAGATCTCTAAGTTGTAGTAGTTCATCTagtttcatttgtttatttatttattttgctagcttttatattttgatccaaTAAGAGGATAAGATGCACATCTTTATGCTTGATATTGTTTgcaaaactgaaaaaaaaaagaaaagaaaaagagagtagTAAAACCAGTTTTAACAGATAGAAGATTAATATCTAAAGATATCGCAACTATTTACCTCCTCTCATTTCAATATTTACACCCCAAATTCACTTGTAggacaaaacaaaaagaacttGAGATTGTGTTTAGTGCCCCATTGCTGCTTATCACAGTTTTCtcaattataataattacaGGAAGGAAACTAATATCtagtttttgttctttttccttCAGCAATGTAGTTGTTAAGGGCATGACAATATTGGCTCCCCTTAGTGCCCCAAATACTGATGGAATAGACCCAGGTGTGCCAGTCTCATTCTCCATCTTCTTGTGTACCTTATTCCCTATTGTATCTCATCTGTAGCAACCTAAATCTCATAATGGAAAAATCTTTTCCAACATCCTCATTTAACTTTATGCAGACTCCAGTACCAATGTATGTATCGAGGACTGCTATATTGAGAGTGGAGATGATCTTGTAGCAATAAAAAGTGGATGGGACCAGTACGGCATCAAAATGGCACGACCAAGCTCAAACATAAAAGTGAGGAGAATCTCAGGCACTACACCAACTTGTTCAGGTGTTGGCATTGGTAGTGAGATGTCTGGAGGGATTTTTAATGTAACTATTGAAAATATGCATGTTTGGAATTCGGCAGCTGGGGTCCGTATAAAAACTGACAAGGGTAGAGGGGGATACATTGCAAATATCACCATAAGGAATATAATGATGGAACGAGTCAAAATTCCTATTAGGTTGAGTAGAGGCTCGAATGATCACCCTGATGATAGATGGGATCCTAAAGCCATTCCTAAAATAAGGGGGATTTTCATTAGTAACATTGTTAGTTTGAATTCAACAAAGGCACCAGTACTGGCTGGTATTCGCGGCGCATCATTTGAAGGGTTATGCTTTAAGAATGTTACTTTACTTGGACTTTCCCCGAACGCGGCATGGCACTGTGAGTTTGTTTCAGGTTGTACAAATGCTGTGTTTCCATTGCCATGTCCTCACTTGCAGAACAATGGCTCCTCAACATGTTGCTCATAGGCTCAAGTTCGAGGTGAGTACGTTCCTGACTGCATACGGAAATTTCACTTCCACCCACAACCATGGATGCTCTGAACAAACTGGATTCTAAAGGTGAATCATTTCACAAGTATCATTAGTCTGAGCTTCATTTGCTCATGAAAGTGGGGTTGTGGATGGAGGGGATACTGCAATTTTCTCAGATTAGATATGAAGATTCCATGCATACTGCAATTTTGTCAAAACACATAATATTCATTTGAGTAGTTGTGATTGCTAGGGTTTCCAGATTTGTCTGGTATAACTGTATTGCAATATGGTTTAGGgttgatttaaatttatcacttgTGTAACAAATGTATGTCATATATGGtggtatataatatttatggatgcctgttaatttatattaaaagctATGAGTATGATATTTGCTTAGTTAATATACATACACATCTATAGGGACCAAATGGGGATAAACATACATATGTACATATGAAAATAAGCATCATGGTGAACCAATACCGCAAAATTAAGAAAGATCCATCTGGAAAGTGTTTCACTAGTTTATTCAGCACCATACTTCTGTTTAACAACAAATACCACAACATTCTCTGGGTGTTTCACTAAATAGCACAACAATACagagaaaattgagaaaattacaTTGGGATGTCTTCACCATTTCCAGAAAACATTGGAACCGCACTTGTATTTGTCCTTCCCTTCACACTCCAAGGCCAAGTCATCAGAGATGAATGGTACTTTCTGCATCAACAAAAccaacaatatatatatgctcAAATATCATCGTTATCAACCCTAAACctgtaaaaaaacaaagataaagCGAGTTGGAACCTTTTGTTTTGCAAGATCCTGGCATCCTGTAAAGTTCTCAGGGAACTTGCAGGTGCCAAATTGAACAGTGTATGCTCTTGCAAAGTTTGCTCCACTTGTGGCCAACCTCTTCTTGTCATTCAACTCCTGCGTTTTCTCACCCTAATCTATGTTAACACAAAAATAATGAATCCCCTACCATGTTTGactgatattttttttttcagtttacaGTTTTCGTAGCAAACATACCTTGTTAGCTTTGCTCTTTTCAAGGTAATCATCAATGACCCCAGCATTTGCAGAAGAAGCAGCCGCTGTGGTGAAAAGGGTAGCTGCCAAATACAGCATAGCAGCTCTTCTTCCTTCATTGCCACTTGATTCTTTGGAACCTGAAACTTTACCCTGTTGTTGGGCACTGATCATTGGCAACTTGTGACCACCAGGCAAAACTGGGGAAGCAACTGAAGGCACTGAGGGGGTCTTGGCATTAAGCCCACTGCCTGAGATAGCATAGTTGCATGCCAAAACGCTGGAGTTCATGGCTGCCATTGCGACAAATGGGACTAATTGTTTACCACAGAAAATGAAGCTTAATTGgcgttttaattttattttttgacaaaatcaTTCAGTATGATAGATTTGTGAtcggggatatttgataagttaGTGATGTGGAAAGAAGAGATGATGAATTGGATAAATGATTGTGGGTGGAGTGTGGATAAGGTGAGATTGCCTCACTCCTATTGGCAAACCTTGGTCTTCATGTTGTGTTTTTCGGTGTAATTAAAGTTTGTGTGGCAAGCTTTAATTTTGGGTCCACTTTGGAATCTAAAATTTGTGGCTTGTATATCTCTACCTCGCAGGGGAGTGAGGGCAGATAAGGGTTGAAAACTTGAAATTGGGACTTCTGCCTTTTTCCTTTTGCATATAGTGTTTTGCTGTACTTTAATTGTTTATCACGTAAAAAGTTATTAGCTTATACAGACCCTTTATTTCAAATTGTCTCTCTTGCAAATGTTGCATGAAAATCTTCTACACAAGGATCCAAGTTTCCATGGGAGAACTTGTACGTGAAGTAAGATAAGTGACACTAGAGGGTGGAACAGCCATTTTGTCCATTATTTGACAATTTGTATATAAGAGTTCATTATGAATATGAAAGTTTGATGATGGAATTGGTGCAAAGTGACACAATGGTAATCTAAAACCATGATTCAAATCAGATTAAACCCCATATTTTAACGTACACTACTAATCATAATACAACCCCAaatctaatttatcaaataagaCTAGACCAAGAGTAAGTGTCACGCCAAGCGCTTTAAGAAAGTAATTAGGATGCATTAATCCCACAccaacaagaaaaaaagaagtctTTCGGCACATAAgcacaaaggaaaagaaaaaaggctCTCATGTTTAATGCATTCCTTCTACATATTAAGCCCAAAAGCCTCAAacaatttgacaattttgaTTACAAAAGCATAATTGGTTCAACAATCAGAATATACACGTTGACTTCAAATgagattctttttttcttctttcaaaatatAGTTTGGGGATTGATAATGCAAAAGCTAGCAgccataaaattttgaaagggaAGAAAACTAGCTCCAACCTGTCAAACCTAACCGGTCCGCAACGTTATACATTACCAGTTGATCCCAGGTAGAACCAAAGAGATGTTCTCCTCCTATGGCAAATGTCAATGCCCATGAAGACAAAATAACTGAAAACACTGAAAACCCAATTGCTGATGACACAACATCtgcaaaaacaaatatttattagaacaaataaataataaatcccAAACTTCACAAGAAAAAAGTATAGAGCCTGGAAGAACAACATGGGAAATTTAAAGGATTGATTTTGTTCAAACAACAGAatcatgaatattgatatttttctcAATATCATCCCCATCCCCTGAAAAGAAGAGGTACATCATGCCATCTTACTAAAAGAGCCCCCTTTTCTTTAATGTCTCAAGAGTATAACTTAAAACAATATAGGCAATTTGTTTGGACTTGCATGTGTAACACGTATATGCATATGATTGGTTCTCGGCAATAAGATGTATACAGTCAATTTttgtatataatgaaaataGATCACAAAAACGCACACACGCCATGAGAAAAAGTATATGAACTTTTGATGGAGAACAAAAAGTTCAAGTATAAACTTAGATGCAAAACATTCAAGAGTACAAGGCGCACTCTTAGCTAAAAGCCTTCTATCACCCAATGCACAGAAAATATAACACTCAGTGAGTGAAGGAGCATATTATAGATATATATCCGTCTTCTATAGAGGTTAGATATTGTCCTTTTACTAAGATAAAGAAGAGATCAACTAGACACTTTAGTTAGTTGAGCTGTCCCTGCGattgaccaaaatagaaactgCACCCAAGTACAGAAGTCATGTGCCTGATCAAAAGCAACTCTTCTTGATAGGTCCATGATGCTTATTCTATTTAGTGATGCACCTAGCATCAAGGTATATGCCTTTAACAATTTACTGTGGACGACTAAAGCATTTCCCAACTTACATTCAAGGAAAACCCTTACGTACACAAAAAACTAGTTATTCTTGTACTGatcaaaataaacaacaaaaaatttaagcaaTTCATATGCATCAATACCACATGATTCTTAGCTAAACATTTATGTTTCACTGTTTATAAATGTATACTCCATAAAGATGGTCTTTCAACTTACTTTTACCAACAAAACCACCAAAGTGACCACAAGACTGCatactaagggtgggtttggatgggcggtgcgtttacttgtggttagtgtaaaaatagcagtggtggtgagattagatactgtagcgatactgttgCGTgaaacaaaaagtaagctaaacgcaccgcaccgtaCCCAATcccccatccaaacccaccctaagtcaACCCAACAATCCAACAATATATATCAGAAGTTtagaaaaaggataaaaaagatTTTGTTAAAGAACCTTTAACCTTCCCAAAGGCTAAATTGTTTGGTAAGACAACTTTACATTGTAGAATCTGTGTTTTAACTGCGCTACAAAGGGCTCAGGCACATGGCTAGACAATGTCAAGGTGCAGTACTAAACAGCAAATGCACCTTCTAAACCTCAAGGTGAGGTGCCTCTGATACCTTCAAGACTTGTGGTACCACAATTCTTAGTGGCATTCCAAATAAACCTATCTCTTTGTATCACATATTAACTGGATGATGTAACTCATTCCCATAACATGCCACAAATTGGAACATACCAAGTTCCTTGAAACTATGGTCAATGCAGTATAAAACTAGTTTACTTCTCCACAGCATATAAGCCAAGAGAAAGGATAGAGAAATCAGTTGTCAGGAAACACTAAACAATTTACCTTTCCATCTCAGTAATGTCAATATGGAGCAGAATAAGTTAAATGGAATGGCTTTTAACCTTGcctattaatcattttaattggTAAACCAAATTCTGGGCAACATTCCAGGCTGTAATGTTGGACTTCAAATAAGGCTATTGGGTTCCAATGAAACAATGTACAAGCTCCTATTTACTTGGTTCCAAATAGATTCTATAAAGAGCCAATAGCTACTAACTTGAAATTATGTAGGCCAAACCAACTTAGATTAAATGCAAATGATTATTACAATATCAACGGATCAAATTCAAGTCCAAAGAGTTTGTCTTAGACAATTATAACTTCTTTTTTTGCCTTTCACTAACCAAACTGTgaactttaaataaatagacTAAAGTATTATTAGTCTAAATATTCATTGCAATACTTCTAGCGTTTGCATGTTGATTtctcaaattttacttaataataatGTATTTAACTTGTGATCAGCAAATAACTAAATATAACTTACATTCAATCATATAATTGTTCAATAGACAAGTAAAACCACGTACTTTAGTTATTCAAAatactaaattttcaattttaattatttaaaattttaagtataccTTACAATTTTTTcatccatatgaattctcaagtcaaaagctaaaaaaaaaaaaagaaggtaaaAGGCAACAACAGCCAATAAATCCTATGATTTCCATAGATTGATCTACTACATAGCAACTTAAATTGAAATTCTTAATCAATTCGCTAAAGACAAAAACATCAAAGCAGCAACaagaatttggaaaagaaatcgaaaaattctcgattaaataaacaaataaaggaaatattaaataatgtgaGAAGAAAGTGTAATTACAGGGGCGAAGGCGAGGGAAGGAGCGAGAGTGACGGAGAACAGGCCAGAAGTAGAAGCAATTGATGGCCCAAAGAAAAGGCAGAAGCGCGTAGCCGAACTTGTAGAACCTCCGAGCGTAGGCTAACGATTCTTCCTCCGACAGGCCCAACGGACCGTCGATTGTGGGCCACACCGGCGTCGATGACAGTATAGAATTGCTATTGTTTGTGTAATTGCTGTTAGGGTTAGGGTGAGGGTTCAGGGCTGCGTTCGCTGATGCCTGCGACTGTGAGGCTTCCATTTCGGATCTACTGCTCCGAAACGATGTCGTTGGAGCTGAAACCTTGTGCTTTGCTCTTGGGAGAAGACCCTTCCGTTTAATTAAGTGacttaattattagtaaatttcttttctgATCCCTCTAATtatggaaaattataaaataatcatccatctattagtattttttttggtcatttaactgtgaaaaattattaaatggtCATCCAAtcattcaatttttcttttttatcaccAATTTGCAAAGTTGACagcttttaaaattatcataatagcaattttaaccctcaatatttatacattatatttttattataaaatctaaccttcaacattcaaaatttgtgtaatttaatctttttgcaattcttcttttctttgtaatcttttcacttaaaatcccaaaaataaaattattctaaccttcaacattcaaaatttgtgtaattggattttttgcaatttttcttttctttgtgatcCTTTCACTTAAAACccctaaaaataaatctataaactaaatttgattaacactcaaaatctaaaataataattcaaaattcatctTTTCTCGTTCTTTTGAAATTAACCTTCAATGtcacaaagaaaagtaaaattgcaaaaagaaaatta
The sequence above is a segment of the Gossypium raimondii isolate GPD5lz chromosome 4, ASM2569854v1, whole genome shotgun sequence genome. Coding sequences within it:
- the LOC105779831 gene encoding probable gamma-secretase subunit PEN-2, coding for MEASQSQASANAALNPHPNPNSNYTNNSNSILSSTPVWPTIDGPLGLSEEESLAYARRFYKFGYALLPFLWAINCFYFWPVLRHSRSFPRLRPYVVSSAIGFSVFSVILSSWALTFAIGGEHLFGSTWDQLVMYNVADRLGLTGWS
- the LOC105779828 gene encoding probable polygalacturonase, whose product is MESEKSNYGAIMVYFTKPSWAFLVLLFTVIAILSLQISPKAIILPFPLFPVPGSSELDFESDFDPGSCVATFGEFPERKHVMSLKDFGGVGDGKTSNTAAFRKALDYMQRFSEKGGAQLNVPQGKWLTGSFNLTSNFTLFLEQGAVILGSQDPEEWPIVEPLPSYGRGRERLGGRHISLIHGDGLTNVVITGNNGTIDGQGRIWWELWWNRTLNHTRGHLVELMNSRNILISNLTFRNSPFWTIHPVYCSNVVVKGMTILAPLSAPNTDGIDPDSSTNVCIEDCYIESGDDLVAIKSGWDQYGIKMARPSSNIKVRRISGTTPTCSGVGIGSEMSGGIFNVTIENMHVWNSAAGVRIKTDKGRGGYIANITIRNIMMERVKIPIRLSRGSNDHPDDRWDPKAIPKIRGIFISNIVSLNSTKAPVLAGIRGASFEGLCFKNVTLLGLSPNAAWHCEFVSGCTNAVFPLPCPHLQNNGSSTCCS
- the LOC105779830 gene encoding photosystem I reaction center subunit N, chloroplastic-like isoform X1, translating into MAAMNSSVLACNYAISGSGLNAKTPSVPSVASPVLPGGHKLPMISAQQQGKVSGSKESSGNEGRRAAMLYLAATLFTTAAASSANAGVIDDYLEKSKANKGEKTQELNDKKRLATSGANFARAYTVQFGTCKFPENFTGCQDLAKQKKVPFISDDLALECEGKDKYKCGSNVFWKW
- the LOC105779830 gene encoding photosystem I reaction center subunit N, chloroplastic-like isoform X2: MAAMNSSVLACNYAISGSGLNAKTPSVPSVASPVLPGGHKLPMISAQQQGKVSGSKESSGNEGRRAAMLYLAATLFTTAAASSANAGVIDDYLEKSKANKELNDKKRLATSGANFARAYTVQFGTCKFPENFTGCQDLAKQKKVPFISDDLALECEGKDKYKCGSNVFWKW